From the Suncus etruscus isolate mSunEtr1 chromosome 19, mSunEtr1.pri.cur, whole genome shotgun sequence genome, one window contains:
- the MYC gene encoding myc proto-oncogene protein has product MTHRPQQSTLLGRSTPLVAAPLPPNIPVWRLGSPTHRTTTWKSQTGANGSRGVQGDLSGLKPGFELGDSGSGAEERRRVKPLWATSAGDPQLHAPSAGDLAGGVLGGSAMWAANWGEVILGAEGGGEEKGSSPRIPAHQPFIAEGLRVPGPPEPRAPPLSTPGRSGCPLRSGLPPPPGFPPSSGAKEKKGRALLSEPDSTARFWKSVACLGRERRHFAPQLLAPTLFFWGGGQRGTLNLLGLVEKPAATMPLNVSFASRNYDLDYDSVQPYFYCDEEENFYQQQQQSEWQPPAPSEDIWKKFELLPTPPLSPSRRSGLCSPSSYFAVAPFSPRGDDDGGGGSSLSTADQLEMVTELLGGDMVNQSFICDPDDETFIKNIIIQDCMWSGFSAAAKLVSEKLASYQAARKDTGGPGLARTPGGCSTSSLYLQDLSAAASECIDPSVVFPYPLNDSSPKSCSSTASSSDSDAFSPSSDSLLSSTESSPQASPQPLVLHEDTPPTTSSDSEEEPEDEEEIDVVSVEKRHPPKRSESASSPAGSHSKPPHSPLVLKRCHVSTHQHNYAAPPSTRKDYPAAKRAKLDSGRVLKQISNNRKCTSPRSSDTEENDKRRTHNVLERQRRNELKRSFFALRDQIPELENNEKAPKVVILKKATTYIQSVQIEEQKLLSEKDLLRKRREQLKHKLEQLRNSGA; this is encoded by the exons ACCCCAGCAGTCGACTCTTTTGGGGAGATCCACCCCGCTGGTAGCAGCACCCCTTCCCCCCAATATTCCCGTCTGGCGCCTGGGGTCTCCCACACACCGCACCACCACCTGGAAGTCTCAGACGGGTGCAAATGGGAGCCGCGGGGTGCAAGGAGATTTGTCTGGTCTGAAGCCGGGTTTCGAACTGGGAGACTCGGGGAGTGGCgctgaggagaggaggagggtgaAACCCCTTTGGGCAACTAGTGCCGGGGACCCCCAGCTGCACGCCCCGTCAGCT GGAGACCTGGCGGGCGGGGTGCTAGGGGGTTCTGCCATGTGGGCAGCAAATTGGGGAGAAGTCATCCTGGGAG CTGAGGGCGGAGGCGAAGAAAAAGGATCCTCTCCCAGAATCCCCGCCCACCAGCCCTTTATAGCCGAGGGTCTGCGGGTGCCGGGACCCCCCGAACCGCGCGCGCCTCCGCTCTCCACTCCAGGCCGCTCGGGCTGTCCTTTGCGCTCCGGCTTGCCACCGCCTCCTGGCTTCCCTCCAAGCTCgggggcaaaagaaaaaaagggccgGGCTTTGCTTTCAG AACCAGACTCGACTGCGCGCTTTTGGAAGTCAGTCGCCTGcctgggaagggaaaggagacaCTTTGCGCCCCAGCTGCTGGCTCCAacgctttttttttggggggggggacaaagaGGAACCCTGAATTTACTTGGACTAGTGGAAAAACCG GCTGCCACGATGCCCCTGAACGTGAGCTTCGCCAGTCGCAACTACGACTTGGACTACGATTCGGTGCAGCCTTACTTCTACTGCGACGAGGAGGAAAATTTctatcagcagcagcagcagagcgAGTGGCAGCCGCCGGCGCCCAGCGAGGATATCTGGAAGAAATTTGAGCTGCTGCCCACCCCGCCCCTGTCCCCCAGCCGGCGATCGGGGCTCTGCTCACCCTCCTCTTACTTCGCCGTCGCCCCCTTCTCACCACGGGGCGACGACGACGGTGGCGGAGGCAGCAGCTTGTCCACCGCTGACCAGCTGGAGATGGTCACCGAGCTGTTGGGGGGGGACATGGTGAACCAAAGCTTCATCTGCGACCCCGACGACGAGACCTTCATCAAGAACATCATCATCCAGGACTGCATGTGGAGTGGCTTCTCGGCCGCTGCCAAGCTGGTGTCGGAGAAGTTGGCGTCCTACCAGGCGGCCCGCAAGGACACTGGAGGCCCCGGGCTTGCCCGCACCCCCGGAGGCTGTTCCACGTCCAGCCTCTACCTGCAGGACCTGAGCGCAGCCGCCTCCGAGTGCATCGACCCCTCGGTGGTCTTCCCCTACCCGCTCAACGACTCCTCGCCCAAGTCCTGCTCCTCCACCGCCTCCTCGTCCGACTCCGACGCCTTCTCCCCCAGTTCGGACTCTCTGCTGTCCTCCACGGAGTCCTCCCCGCAGGCCAGTCCCCAGCCCCTGGTGCTCCACGAGGACACCCCACCCACCACCAGCAGCGACTCTG AGGAAGAGCCAGAGGATGAGGAAGAAATCGATGTTGTTTCTGTGGAAAAGagacacccccccaaaagatCAGAGTCGGCATCCTCGCCAGCAGGCAGCCACAGCAAACCTCCCCACAGTCCTCTGGTCCTTAAGAGGTGTCATGTGTCTACCCATCAGCACAATTACGCAGCACCCCCATCCACCAGGAAGGACTACCCCGCGGCCAAGAGGGCCAAGTTGGACAGTGGCAGGGTCCTGAAACAAATCAGCAACAACCGCAAATGCACCAGCCCCAGGTCGTCGGACACAGAGGAGAACGACAAGAGGCGGACGCACAATGTCTTGGAACGCCAGAGGAGGAATGAGTTGAAAAGGAGTTTTTTTGCCCTCCGCGACCAGATCCCCGAATTGGAAAACAACGAGAAGGCCCCCAAAGTCGTCATCCTCAAAAAAGCCACCACCTACATCCAGTCGGTCCAAATCGAAGAGCAGAAGCTCCTTTCCGAGAAGGACTTGTTGAGGAAGAGGCGGGAACAGTTGAAACATAAACTCGAACAACTTCGGAACTCGGGTGCATGA